The following coding sequences are from one Pusillimonas sp. DMV24BSW_D window:
- the mhpD gene encoding 2-keto-4-pentenoate hydratase, whose product MTPDQIKTAAAALRQAAETGQAIGALRNDYPELTIESAYAIQQINTEHRLKQGRRRIGCKIGLTSPAVQKQLGVDQPDFGMLFDDMGYGDGEPIPFSALMQPKVEAEIAFVLKKDLDMPNPTQVDVMQAIDYALPAIEIVGSRIANWDIRITDTIADNASSSTYVLGTTPRQLSEFDVRLCGMAMMKNGEPVSVGAGAACLGNPINAVVWLARTLSRLGTPLQAGELVLSGALGPMAPVNPGEIFEARINGLGNVRAVFEPDTTKEDK is encoded by the coding sequence ATGACGCCTGATCAAATTAAAACCGCCGCTGCCGCATTGCGCCAGGCTGCCGAAACCGGCCAAGCCATTGGCGCCTTGCGCAACGACTACCCGGAACTCACCATTGAATCGGCTTACGCCATTCAGCAAATCAATACCGAACACCGGCTTAAACAAGGGCGGCGCCGCATTGGCTGCAAAATCGGCCTCACCTCACCCGCCGTTCAAAAGCAACTGGGGGTCGACCAACCCGACTTCGGCATGCTGTTCGACGATATGGGTTACGGCGACGGCGAACCGATTCCTTTTTCAGCATTGATGCAGCCCAAAGTCGAAGCAGAAATTGCTTTCGTGCTGAAGAAAGATCTCGACATGCCCAACCCGACACAAGTTGATGTCATGCAAGCCATCGATTACGCCTTGCCCGCCATTGAAATTGTAGGCAGCCGCATTGCCAATTGGGACATTCGCATTACCGACACTATTGCCGACAATGCTTCTTCGTCAACTTACGTACTGGGCACCACTCCACGCCAACTGAGCGAATTCGACGTGCGTCTGTGCGGCATGGCCATGATGAAAAACGGCGAACCGGTATCAGTCGGCGCCGGCGCCGCCTGCCTGGGCAATCCAATTAATGCGGTTGTATGGCTCGCCCGAACGCTTTCCCGGCTGGGCACGCCGCTGCAGGCAGGCGAACTTGTTTTATCCGGCGCGCTAGGCCCCATGGCCCCAGTCAATCCGGGCGAAATTTTTGAAGCCAGAATTAATGGCCTGGGTAATGTCCGGGCAGTTTTTGAGCCAGACACTACGAAGGAAGACAAATGA
- a CDS encoding dioxygenase family protein, with the protein MIIKDQNDVTQAVLAEISRAPNPRFREIMSSAVQHLHDFARDAQLTEAEFHQMCQYIARLGQLTTPSHNEVVLACGSLGLSSLVCLLNNGSNGQTETTANLMGPFWRLNSPATENGGSIVRSPTPGDPIFVEAWVKDKSGKPVRGAKVDVWHTSADGFYENQDPEQAEMNLRGQFTTDENGYIAFRSVKPAGYPVPVSGPVGELLKAQGRHNMRPAHIHFMVFKEGYKTQFSQVYSSDDPNIETDAQFGVTQALLGEYVKHNGNAPSADITGTWYSLQCEFVIEPGEAKLPKPPITEKTNAPRPDRVVLDRVPD; encoded by the coding sequence ATGATTATTAAAGACCAAAACGACGTTACCCAAGCCGTATTAGCGGAAATTTCCCGTGCGCCCAACCCGCGTTTCAGGGAAATCATGTCGTCCGCGGTTCAACACTTGCATGATTTTGCCCGCGACGCACAACTGACCGAAGCTGAGTTTCACCAAATGTGCCAGTACATTGCGCGCTTGGGGCAGCTTACGACGCCGTCGCACAACGAAGTGGTGCTGGCATGTGGCTCGCTAGGCTTGTCGTCGCTGGTTTGTCTGTTGAACAACGGCAGTAACGGGCAAACCGAAACAACCGCCAATTTAATGGGCCCGTTCTGGCGACTCAACTCGCCGGCCACGGAAAACGGCGGCTCCATTGTGCGCTCGCCTACGCCGGGCGACCCCATTTTCGTGGAGGCCTGGGTGAAAGACAAGAGCGGAAAGCCGGTTCGCGGTGCCAAAGTCGACGTCTGGCACACCTCTGCCGATGGTTTCTACGAAAACCAGGACCCCGAACAAGCGGAAATGAATCTGCGCGGCCAATTTACAACCGACGAAAATGGTTATATTGCTTTTCGCAGTGTGAAACCAGCCGGCTACCCCGTTCCTGTCTCGGGGCCGGTGGGTGAACTGCTTAAAGCGCAAGGGCGCCACAACATGCGCCCCGCACATATTCACTTTATGGTGTTTAAAGAAGGCTATAAAACCCAGTTTTCGCAAGTTTACTCAAGCGATGACCCCAATATCGAGACCGACGCCCAGTTCGGCGTAACCCAGGCACTTCTTGGAGAATACGTCAAACACAATGGGAACGCCCCCAGCGCCGATATCACCGGCACGTGGTATTCACTGCAATGCGAATTTGTCATTGAGCCGGGTGAGGCAAAATTACCCAAACCGCCTATTACGGAAAAAACCAATGCGCCTCGACCCGACCGGGTCGTACTTGACCGCGTACCCGATTAA
- a CDS encoding autotransporter domain-containing protein — protein sequence MKNTNKRRIPTTFAALLTLISLSAGAENFDTPEYRQQYGLAMINAAQAYQQGFTGQGVRVGVMDSGIFSLHPEFQGRIGGGWDIYNNRAITQDWGIDLEGHGTHVSGIIAANRNGIGMHGVAFNSQIVMIRSDDDGEEETEESYEQEDIAFARGWNRAATFNLPILNASLGYNGCDPGDSGSLAEPCNILDYGNAENIEERYPRSLEGLRALTRGDTLMVISTGNEQQPSPDMLAGLPHYFDEFEDNWVAVAALGEDGQLAGYSNLCGVAAQWCISAPGGDWDETRGIYSTKTGGGYVRMSGTSMAAPHVAGAAALVKEAFPFFKAYHLQQTLLTTATDIGVTGVDSTYGWGALNVGKAVKGPGAFTDDFAVDTLGYNATFSNDIGGNGKLIKLGQGSITLTGTNSYQGGTDIVGGKVIMNGVQTSTTTVRSGGTLGGTGTIQDVQNYGVVAPGNSIGTLNVFGDYTAYPGSRLEIEVNENNATDVLQVTGNVQLDGTLALAGGPFRQGVDYNFLAVNGGTVSGTFADIDTDLVFLSPSLRINNSGAILDVQRNGVAFSRYLTTSNQISVANALDTLSSSPPAAMSAIFDDLLNSTQTSIGGIADSLSGEGHASVQSALLQAAYQRTNRLSERIGGALDLAASSSTYPLWVTFDNQWQSMNGRNGAADTRYRNHGFTLGGDFSIGSDWRAGLALGYSDGRVETDARQTSTDADNYAVSLYSGKSWRNGNSRLNLLLGASLSRHNLDAQRTVSTGGAQTLTTNYHGYGRQMFAELGYAFQVSPAGMLEPYASVAWSSLKTRGFTESGGAAALTAESRTDNVGTLTLGLRGLTHVSIAKKEARLRAGIGWRYAAGDLTPTRRMQFVAAPTATYTVEGTALARNALVMELGAEVDLGRYSTLGLAYNGQFGDGTSDNAGSVNLRIRF from the coding sequence ATGAAAAATACCAATAAGCGGCGCATACCCACGACATTTGCAGCGCTACTCACCCTCATCTCCCTATCAGCAGGCGCGGAGAACTTCGACACGCCGGAATATCGGCAACAGTACGGCCTGGCCATGATCAACGCCGCACAGGCCTACCAACAAGGGTTCACCGGCCAAGGGGTTCGCGTGGGCGTCATGGACTCAGGCATATTCAGCCTACATCCGGAATTCCAGGGGCGTATCGGCGGTGGCTGGGACATCTACAACAACAGGGCGATTACGCAAGACTGGGGCATTGATCTGGAAGGGCACGGTACCCATGTGTCCGGCATTATTGCCGCCAACCGCAACGGTATCGGCATGCACGGCGTTGCATTTAATTCGCAAATCGTCATGATCCGCAGTGATGACGACGGAGAAGAAGAAACGGAAGAAAGCTACGAGCAAGAAGATATTGCTTTTGCGCGCGGATGGAATCGGGCGGCCACATTTAACTTACCCATACTGAACGCCAGCCTTGGTTACAACGGCTGCGACCCGGGTGACAGCGGCTCACTGGCGGAACCATGCAATATCCTGGACTACGGTAACGCCGAGAATATCGAAGAACGGTATCCCCGATCCCTTGAGGGTCTGCGCGCATTAACCCGCGGCGACACCCTGATGGTGATCTCCACCGGCAACGAACAACAACCCAGCCCGGATATGCTGGCAGGCCTGCCCCATTACTTCGACGAATTTGAAGACAATTGGGTTGCTGTTGCAGCACTTGGGGAAGATGGCCAACTGGCGGGCTATTCGAACCTGTGCGGCGTCGCTGCACAGTGGTGTATTTCCGCCCCCGGCGGCGATTGGGACGAAACACGCGGCATCTATTCAACCAAAACCGGCGGTGGCTACGTGCGCATGTCGGGCACGTCGATGGCGGCACCTCATGTTGCGGGTGCCGCTGCTTTGGTAAAGGAGGCATTCCCATTCTTCAAGGCCTACCATTTGCAACAAACGCTTTTGACTACGGCAACTGATATTGGCGTCACGGGGGTCGACAGCACCTACGGTTGGGGCGCGCTGAATGTCGGCAAAGCCGTAAAAGGCCCAGGCGCCTTTACCGATGATTTCGCCGTCGACACGCTGGGATACAACGCGACTTTCTCAAACGATATTGGCGGCAACGGCAAACTCATCAAGCTTGGTCAGGGCTCGATAACCCTTACCGGAACCAACAGCTACCAGGGCGGCACGGATATTGTTGGCGGCAAGGTCATCATGAACGGTGTCCAAACCTCAACCACCACCGTTCGATCAGGCGGCACACTGGGCGGCACCGGCACGATTCAAGACGTCCAAAACTATGGGGTGGTGGCGCCGGGTAACTCTATTGGCACGTTGAATGTATTTGGTGACTACACAGCCTACCCAGGCTCACGCCTGGAAATCGAAGTGAATGAAAACAACGCCACCGATGTTCTGCAAGTTACAGGCAACGTTCAACTGGATGGCACGCTGGCACTTGCAGGCGGACCCTTCCGGCAAGGCGTCGACTACAACTTCCTGGCCGTTAACGGCGGAACGGTCAGTGGAACCTTCGCAGATATTGATACCGACCTCGTGTTTCTTTCACCCAGCTTACGCATTAACAACAGCGGCGCCATTTTGGATGTCCAACGCAATGGCGTTGCGTTTTCACGCTACCTGACAACGTCCAACCAGATTTCGGTCGCCAATGCGTTAGACACACTCTCAAGCAGTCCGCCGGCTGCCATGAGCGCGATTTTTGACGATTTGCTGAATTCAACACAAACCTCGATCGGGGGCATTGCTGACTCACTTTCCGGAGAGGGCCATGCCAGTGTGCAAAGCGCCCTATTGCAAGCCGCTTATCAAAGAACCAACCGGTTATCTGAGCGGATAGGCGGGGCGCTGGATCTTGCCGCCTCGTCTTCCACCTACCCGCTATGGGTCACTTTCGACAACCAATGGCAATCGATGAACGGGCGCAACGGCGCCGCTGACACCCGCTACCGTAATCATGGGTTTACCTTGGGCGGCGATTTTTCAATTGGATCGGACTGGCGCGCAGGCCTTGCACTGGGTTACAGCGATGGTCGAGTGGAAACCGACGCGCGCCAAACAAGTACCGACGCCGACAATTACGCCGTATCCCTATATTCCGGCAAAAGCTGGCGCAACGGGAACAGCAGGCTGAATCTGCTATTGGGGGCGAGCCTTTCGCGTCACAATCTTGATGCACAGCGCACGGTTAGCACAGGCGGAGCGCAAACGCTTACGACCAATTACCACGGTTATGGCCGGCAAATGTTTGCTGAACTCGGTTACGCGTTTCAGGTTAGCCCGGCGGGCATGCTTGAGCCCTACGCATCCGTGGCATGGTCATCGTTAAAAACGCGCGGCTTTACCGAATCGGGCGGCGCTGCGGCACTGACGGCCGAAAGCCGCACCGATAACGTGGGAACCCTGACGCTTGGCCTTCGTGGTTTGACTCATGTATCCATTGCCAAAAAAGAAGCGCGCTTGCGCGCTGGAATCGGATGGCGCTATGCCGCCGGCGACCTGACACCGACACGCCGTATGCAGTTCGTTGCAGCACCCACGGCAACATACACCGTTGAAGGCACCGCGCTGGCACGCAATGCCCTGGTCATGGAGTTAGGGGCCGAGGTCGATCTGGGGCGTTACAGCACCCTGGGTTTGGCGTATAACGGCCAATTCGGCGACGGCACGTCTGACAACGCAGGCTCCGTCAACTTGCGCATCAGGTTCTAG
- a CDS encoding MFS transporter, which yields MKLPGLQSDVARSVAILALGTFAVGTDAFILSAFLPEMAAELGVSVAHAGYAVTVFAASYAVLSPILATLTVRFERRKLLISAIVALVLTDIAAALAPSFEMLLVSRIFAAAAAASFTPNAAAMAASLAPLESRGRALSVVVGGMTIATAIGVPLGNLASNALSWRGALSMVAAVGVLAAIGIFFRLPPMPGGAAVPLKRRLALLKDRKIMLILPVTVLGVAACYVPYAFVLVVLDDLGISASHMSIMLLLYGIGAVVGNIVCGAAVDRWDPRTVLLWAFAFMALGFALMLLIGNSTGVALYFMVGFLMVLWGGTSWCQAPPQQARLIDVAPSHGPMVVSLNSSAIYVGIALGTTLGSATIDISTTANLVAALFMSVLVWLCVKFLRP from the coding sequence ATGAAATTGCCTGGATTACAAAGCGACGTTGCGCGTTCTGTTGCCATTTTGGCCTTGGGTACCTTTGCTGTGGGTACCGACGCATTTATTCTTTCTGCGTTTTTGCCCGAGATGGCCGCGGAGCTGGGTGTCAGCGTCGCCCATGCAGGATATGCCGTAACGGTTTTTGCTGCAAGTTATGCGGTTCTGTCTCCGATATTGGCAACATTAACTGTGCGATTTGAGCGACGGAAATTACTTATTAGCGCCATTGTTGCGCTTGTTTTAACTGATATTGCAGCGGCTTTGGCGCCGAGTTTTGAAATGTTGCTGGTCAGCCGCATTTTTGCGGCCGCAGCGGCTGCATCCTTCACGCCCAACGCTGCCGCTATGGCTGCCTCTTTGGCGCCGCTTGAGTCACGAGGGCGCGCTTTGTCGGTCGTGGTGGGGGGTATGACCATCGCAACGGCGATTGGCGTGCCGTTGGGGAATTTGGCCAGCAATGCGCTTTCCTGGCGGGGTGCTTTATCTATGGTGGCGGCGGTTGGTGTACTGGCGGCCATTGGTATCTTCTTTCGTTTGCCGCCGATGCCGGGTGGGGCCGCCGTACCGTTAAAAAGACGCCTCGCATTATTGAAAGATCGCAAAATAATGCTTATTTTGCCGGTAACGGTTTTGGGCGTGGCCGCGTGTTATGTCCCCTATGCGTTTGTGCTGGTTGTTTTGGACGATTTGGGCATCAGTGCATCGCACATGTCGATTATGTTGCTTTTGTACGGCATTGGCGCGGTGGTTGGAAATATTGTATGTGGCGCGGCCGTTGATCGCTGGGATCCGCGTACCGTTTTGCTTTGGGCGTTTGCTTTCATGGCACTGGGGTTCGCCTTGATGTTGCTCATTGGAAATTCAACCGGCGTGGCGCTCTACTTCATGGTGGGCTTTCTTATGGTGCTTTGGGGGGGGACCAGTTGGTGTCAGGCGCCCCCGCAACAAGCCCGCTTGATCGATGTTGCACCGAGTCACGGGCCAATGGTTGTATCACTGAATTCTTCAGCCATTTACGTGGGGATTGCCTTGGGCACGACGTTGGGTAGCGCCACAATTGATATCAGCACCACGGCGAATCTTGTCGCCGCTCTGTTTATGTCGGTGCTGGTTTGGCTGTGCGTTAAGTTTTTGCGCCCGTGA
- a CDS encoding LysR family transcriptional regulator, which yields MDLKQMRYFLMLAQEQNFGRAAAKLHITQPPLTRHIKALEDDLGVTLFTRTPKGAELTEAGRALLEEVPNVLALSRRAEERAQLAEQGYIGRLDVAFFSSGVLNAIPRILSEFRQRRPKVKVALYNMTKAQQLEALRDRRITIGFNRLVPDEDDLAVEIVLREPFLVGLYKGHPLCDRAYITLADLDNEPLVVYPNAPMHGLGEEIAAAFRAEGLKFKVEQATDDIVTCIAMVASGFGVCITTQSAQTLNLPNVVYRPLRSNTLKDIELSCMYRRDDTSPILHAFLTLVRQFNYE from the coding sequence ATGGACCTAAAGCAGATGCGCTACTTTTTAATGTTGGCGCAGGAGCAAAACTTCGGGCGGGCGGCAGCCAAACTACATATTACGCAGCCGCCTCTTACCCGGCATATCAAGGCCTTGGAAGACGACCTTGGCGTCACGCTTTTTACGCGCACGCCCAAAGGCGCCGAACTCACCGAAGCCGGTCGGGCGTTGCTTGAAGAGGTGCCGAATGTATTGGCGTTGAGCCGTCGTGCCGAAGAGCGGGCGCAATTGGCGGAACAGGGTTATATCGGGCGTCTTGATGTCGCGTTTTTTAGCTCAGGCGTGTTGAACGCGATTCCGCGGATTCTAAGCGAGTTTCGCCAACGTCGGCCCAAGGTTAAAGTGGCGCTGTACAACATGACGAAAGCCCAACAGTTGGAGGCGTTGCGTGACCGACGCATTACCATCGGGTTTAATCGCCTGGTGCCCGACGAAGACGACCTTGCGGTAGAGATTGTCTTGCGCGAACCCTTTTTGGTGGGCTTGTACAAGGGGCACCCTTTATGCGATCGGGCCTATATTACATTGGCCGATCTCGATAACGAGCCCTTGGTGGTCTATCCGAATGCACCGATGCACGGGTTGGGCGAAGAGATTGCTGCCGCGTTTCGAGCTGAGGGTTTGAAATTCAAGGTAGAGCAGGCAACCGATGACATCGTGACGTGTATTGCTATGGTGGCAAGCGGTTTTGGGGTATGTATTACAACGCAGTCGGCTCAAACCCTGAATTTGCCTAACGTGGTGTACAGGCCGTTGCGTTCAAACACGCTGAAAGACATCGAGCTAAGCTGCATGTATCGGCGTGATGACACTTCGCCGATTTTGCATGCGTTTCTGACGCTGGTTCGGCAGTTCAATTACGAGTGA
- a CDS encoding 2-keto-4-pentenoate hydratase, which yields MKSIAEYAELLDEAARLGNEVPQFDTENKLSLEDAYAIQKASIDRRLSRGQRRVGVKMGFTSRAKMIQMGLSDVIWGRLTDAMQVEEGGSIELKGYVHPRAEPELAFLLKRPLAGDVTGPEAMAAVEAIAPAIEIIDSRYKDFKFTLPEVIADNASSSSFVIGAWHDPRTDFSNLGLTLSMNGKTVQVGSTAALLGNPLRSLVAAARVSAQAGEPLQAGWIVMAGGATPAEWIKPGQYVSVQMEGLGECGFHAKD from the coding sequence ATGAAGTCCATAGCTGAATACGCAGAACTTCTAGACGAAGCCGCGCGACTGGGCAACGAAGTGCCCCAGTTCGACACCGAAAACAAGCTCTCGCTGGAAGACGCCTACGCCATCCAGAAAGCCTCGATCGACCGTCGCCTTAGCCGAGGCCAGCGTCGTGTGGGTGTAAAAATGGGCTTCACCAGCCGCGCGAAAATGATCCAAATGGGCCTTTCCGATGTTATTTGGGGCCGTTTAACCGACGCCATGCAAGTAGAGGAAGGCGGCAGCATTGAATTGAAGGGCTATGTACACCCACGCGCGGAGCCTGAACTGGCCTTTTTGCTTAAGCGCCCCCTGGCAGGCGACGTCACCGGGCCGGAAGCCATGGCGGCAGTCGAGGCGATTGCACCGGCCATTGAAATTATTGACTCGCGCTACAAAGATTTCAAATTCACGTTACCCGAAGTGATTGCCGACAACGCCTCCTCCAGCAGTTTTGTCATCGGTGCCTGGCACGACCCCAGAACTGATTTCAGCAACCTGGGTCTAACCTTAAGTATGAATGGCAAAACCGTTCAAGTAGGTTCAACCGCCGCGCTGCTGGGCAACCCGTTAAGGTCGCTGGTCGCCGCTGCGCGGGTTTCGGCGCAAGCGGGAGAACCGCTGCAAGCCGGCTGGATCGTTATGGCGGGCGGCGCAACACCGGCAGAATGGATCAAGCCGGGGCAATACGTTTCGGTTCAAATGGAAGGATTAGGTGAGTGCGGGTTCCACGCCAAAGACTAA
- the ppc gene encoding phosphoenolpyruvate carboxylase, producing the protein MRPSPYSETTPTTNSSFLRDDIRQLGRTLGHVIREYEGESIFLLVETLRRTAVQLRRDDPAHNNNALAEIIRNISLKESASVARAFGYFLQLSNIAEDRDTNRYRRTQQLKQAETAKGSLTAVFAKLAQQGISHEQIEKFLQQSCFTPVLTAHPTEVQRKSTLDLHQEIAQCLAHLNANATPAEYHGLIAKLTGLVATLWQTRMLRWQKLTVVDEIDNALGYYNRTFLSVIPSLYKDIRQTLNPSDNPFHVNNQPLPPFLTMGSWIGGDRDGNPNVDAFTLEQALTKQCTVILRHYLNEVHELGKALSLSASLGPASKPLLNLAHQSRDTSDHRADEPYRRALIHIYARLAATAETLVGQPLAQRPTYCAAPYEDAETFGNDLSVLAKSLEQHHGAVIAHLRLAELIQASRIFGFHLASVDLRQSSDVHERVLDELFSRAKVSWRGNPVHYTELSEDEKTALLLHELNEVRPLTSPWLSYSDETTKELGVLQMAAQCRKKFGKPAIQQAIISHTETLSDLLEVLVLQKEAGLVPPGQVKPSRSGKQQQHIENGLMIVPLFETIPDLERAPEIMSGWLSLPHIAARIKHTHRGVQEVMLGYSDSNKDGGYLTSNWTLYLTERKLLSLFKEHGVRLRLFHGRGGSVGRGGGSTYDAILAQPPGTVNGQIRLTEQGEVIQGKYKDAHVGRWHMENFVAASLEASLLNQALNQDDEDPHMDQLGYVVAMLSEHAQTTYRELVYRTPGFQDYFFASTPVGEIAGLNIGSRPASRKASQRIEDLRAIPWSFAWAQCRVMLPGWYGVGTALNHYLEEGCKHSPRTQSARLKQLQKMAKEWPFFRALMSNMEQVLAKVDMGIAHEYAGLVNDPELRTRIYSRIKKEFELTCTLFTQVCQRQLLAEDPILRDALAERFAYIDPLNHLQVALLKRHRATRQRGNKNSVESSAQRSLHMTINGVAAGLRNTG; encoded by the coding sequence ATGAGACCTTCACCTTATTCCGAGACTACGCCTACAACCAACTCATCCTTTTTGCGTGACGACATCAGGCAATTAGGTCGCACATTAGGGCATGTTATTCGTGAATATGAAGGCGAGTCGATTTTTCTGCTGGTCGAAACGCTGCGACGCACGGCAGTTCAACTGCGGCGCGATGACCCTGCCCACAACAATAATGCGCTGGCGGAAATCATCAGGAATATTTCGCTGAAAGAGTCGGCGTCGGTCGCCCGCGCTTTCGGCTACTTTCTACAATTGTCCAATATTGCCGAAGATCGCGATACGAATCGATATCGCCGAACACAGCAACTGAAACAGGCCGAAACGGCAAAAGGCAGCCTGACGGCGGTGTTTGCCAAACTTGCCCAACAAGGCATTTCGCACGAGCAAATTGAAAAATTTTTGCAACAAAGCTGCTTCACCCCCGTCCTGACGGCGCATCCCACGGAAGTACAGCGCAAAAGTACTCTTGACCTGCATCAGGAAATAGCGCAATGCCTGGCGCACCTTAATGCAAACGCCACGCCGGCCGAATACCACGGGCTCATTGCAAAATTAACGGGCCTGGTTGCCACGCTCTGGCAAACACGCATGCTTCGTTGGCAAAAACTCACCGTTGTCGATGAAATTGATAACGCATTAGGCTATTACAACCGCACATTTCTTTCCGTCATTCCCTCGCTTTACAAAGATATTCGCCAAACCCTGAACCCGTCCGATAACCCGTTTCACGTTAACAACCAGCCACTGCCGCCCTTTTTAACGATGGGAAGCTGGATTGGCGGCGATCGGGACGGCAACCCGAATGTGGACGCCTTCACACTGGAACAAGCACTCACAAAGCAGTGCACGGTTATTTTGCGGCACTATCTGAATGAGGTTCATGAACTGGGCAAAGCGCTTTCGCTCTCCGCTTCCCTGGGGCCTGCCAGCAAACCACTGCTCAACCTGGCCCATCAAAGCCGGGACACATCCGACCATCGCGCCGACGAACCATACCGCCGTGCACTCATTCACATCTATGCTCGCCTGGCTGCAACCGCCGAAACACTTGTCGGCCAACCCCTGGCACAACGCCCAACCTATTGCGCAGCACCCTATGAAGATGCCGAAACGTTCGGCAACGACCTGTCGGTATTGGCCAAATCACTTGAGCAACACCATGGCGCCGTTATTGCTCACCTGCGATTGGCCGAACTGATACAGGCGAGCCGGATTTTCGGGTTCCACCTGGCCAGTGTCGACTTGCGTCAAAGCTCCGATGTCCACGAACGCGTTCTTGATGAATTATTCAGTCGTGCAAAAGTGTCCTGGCGCGGCAACCCTGTGCATTACACCGAACTGTCGGAAGACGAAAAAACGGCGCTTTTGTTGCACGAACTCAACGAAGTTCGCCCATTGACCTCTCCCTGGTTAAGCTATTCCGACGAAACCACTAAAGAACTGGGCGTACTCCAGATGGCCGCGCAATGCCGGAAAAAATTCGGCAAGCCCGCAATCCAACAAGCCATTATTTCCCACACTGAAACGCTCAGTGACTTGCTGGAGGTTTTGGTTTTGCAGAAAGAAGCAGGGCTGGTGCCACCCGGGCAAGTCAAACCATCAAGAAGCGGCAAACAGCAACAACACATAGAAAACGGTTTGATGATTGTTCCGTTGTTTGAAACCATCCCCGACCTTGAGCGCGCACCGGAAATCATGTCGGGCTGGCTGTCATTGCCCCACATTGCCGCCCGTATCAAACACACGCATCGCGGCGTGCAGGAAGTCATGCTGGGATACTCCGACAGCAATAAAGACGGCGGCTACCTGACCTCTAACTGGACCTTGTACTTAACCGAGCGCAAACTGCTATCGCTGTTTAAAGAGCACGGCGTTCGTTTACGCCTGTTTCACGGGCGCGGTGGGTCGGTGGGTCGCGGCGGCGGCTCAACTTACGACGCTATCCTGGCTCAACCCCCGGGTACCGTGAACGGCCAAATTCGGCTTACCGAACAAGGAGAGGTTATTCAGGGCAAATACAAAGACGCACACGTGGGCCGCTGGCACATGGAGAACTTTGTTGCCGCGAGCCTCGAAGCCAGTTTACTGAATCAAGCCTTGAACCAAGACGACGAAGACCCACACATGGACCAACTGGGCTACGTGGTAGCCATGCTCTCCGAGCATGCGCAAACCACGTATCGCGAACTGGTCTATCGCACGCCTGGCTTCCAGGATTATTTCTTTGCTTCCACACCCGTAGGTGAAATTGCCGGCCTGAACATCGGTTCACGACCTGCATCGCGTAAGGCATCTCAACGTATTGAAGATCTGCGCGCTATACCCTGGAGTTTCGCCTGGGCGCAATGCCGCGTGATGCTGCCAGGTTGGTATGGCGTGGGAACCGCGCTTAACCATTATCTGGAAGAGGGCTGCAAACACAGCCCTCGCACCCAATCAGCACGCTTGAAGCAGCTTCAAAAAATGGCAAAGGAATGGCCGTTCTTCCGGGCCCTGATGTCGAACATGGAACAAGTGTTGGCCAAAGTCGACATGGGTATCGCTCACGAATACGCCGGGCTGGTGAATGACCCTGAATTGCGCACACGCATTTATAGCCGGATTAAAAAGGAATTTGAGTTGACATGCACTTTATTCACCCAGGTATGTCAACGACAACTATTGGCGGAAGACCCCATTTTGCGGGATGCGCTGGCCGAACGCTTTGCTTACATCGATCCACTGAACCACCTTCAGGTCGCCCTATTGAAGCGGCACCGTGCCACGCGCCAGCGCGGCAACAAAAACAGTGTAGAGAGCAGCGCGCAACGGTCATTACACATGACCATCAATGGCGTTGCAGCAGGTTTACGAAACACAGGGTAA